In Onychomys torridus chromosome 15, mOncTor1.1, whole genome shotgun sequence, the following proteins share a genomic window:
- the LOC118596387 gene encoding LOW QUALITY PROTEIN: zinc finger protein 58-like (The sequence of the model RefSeq protein was modified relative to this genomic sequence to represent the inferred CDS: deleted 1 base in 1 codon) yields MLSFWDVAVDFTPEEWECLEPAQWNLYRNVILENYSNLVFLGLTVSKPHLVTFLEQRQGPWDVKKQTPAPLHPGTTSSDCNNYSKATDCNSLLIQRQRIHTGKKPYKCEECGKALSSRSTLSIHQRLHTGDKPYKCKDCHKAFNTRSSLFIHQKNHTDEKTYKCEECGKSFYYPSMLKQHQRIHSGEKPYKCEECGKAFYDPSFLKQHQKIHCGEKPYKCEECGKTFSSALILNQHKGIHSGQKKYKCEECGKSFCYPSFLKQHQRIHSGENPYKCEHCGKIFYCSPHLQEHQKVHSGEKPYNCEECHKAFRNHSALRKHKAIHTGEKPYQCDLCGKGFTKPSILTEHKIAHTGEKPHKCEECCKRFSSSSALKRHRRIHSEDNPYKCGECGRAFSTLSTLTKHKFVHSGEKPFKCEECGKAFSYNFSLIQHKLCHTGVKSYQCEECEKMFYSTSKLKKHRRLHCQEKLYKCEVCGKAFSSNSSLVQHKIVHIREKCHKCEECGKMFAYTSKLKRHKRTHCQEKPVKCEVCGKDFHTRPELCVHKRTHTIEKPHKCEECGKTFCTFSYLTVHKLHHTGEKSCKCEECGKMFYSTLDIKKHQKIHTGEKPYKCEECHKAFTTRTTLKRHKTVHSGEKPYKCELCGKGFTKPSVLTEHRIAHTGEKPYKCEVCGKVFSYSSDLKRHQIIHSEDNPYKCGECGKAFTKLYTLNQHKIVHTGEKPFKCEECGKGFSCSSYVKVHKTIHSEENNHKCEECGKVFVNHNTLSRHKTVHTGEKSYKCNKKFTLL; encoded by the exons ATGCTGTCATTCTGGGATGTGGCCGTTGATTTTACTCCAGAAGAATGGGAATGCCTGGAGCCTGCTCAGTGGAATTTGTACAGGAATGTGATATtggagaattacagcaacctTGTGTTCCTGG GTCTTACTGTCTCTAAGCCACACCTGGTGACATTTCTGGAGCAAAGACAAGGGCCTTGGGATGTGAAGAAACAAACTCCAGCCCCTCTGCATCCAG GAACAACATCCAGTGATTGTAACAATTATAGCAAGGCCACTGATTGTAATTCACTCCTTATTCAACgccagagaattcatacagggaagaaaccctacaaatgtgaaGAATGTGGTAAGGCCCTTAGTTCTCGCTCAACACTTTCCATACACCAGAGACTTCATACTGGAGACAAACCCTATAAGTGTAAAGATTGCCATAAGGCCTTCAATACTCGCTCATCACTTTTTATACACCAGAAAAATCATACTGATGAAAAAACCTataagtgtgaagaatgtggtaAATCATTTTACTATCCATCAATGCTGAAgcaacatcaaagaattcattctggagagaaaccctacaagtgtgagGAATGTGGCAAAGCTTTCTATGATCCTTCATTCCTGAAGCAACATCAAAAGATTCAttgtggagagaaaccctacaagtgtgaagaatgtgggaaaacattttcttctgctttaatccTTAACCAACATAAAGGAATTCATTCTGGACAGAAAAagtacaagtgtgaagaatgtggcaaatCCTTTTGCTATCCTTCATTCCTTAAGCAGcatcaaagaattcattctgGAGAGAATCCCTACAAGTGTGAACACTGtggaaaaatattttactgttccCCACACCTTCAGGAACATCAAAAAGTTCATTCTGGAGAAAAACCATATAACTGTGAAGAATGTCACAAAGCCTTTCGTAATCACTCAGCCCTTAGGAAACACAAGgcaattcatactggagagaaaccctaccaGTGTGATCTATGTGGAAAAGGATTTACTAAGCCCTCTATACTTACTGAGCATAAGATAGctcatactggggagaaacccCACAAGTGTGAGGAGTGTTGCAAACGTTTTTCCTCTTCATCAGCCCTTAAAAGGCATCGAAGAATTCACTCTGAAGACAATCCCTACAAGTGTGGGGAATGTGGCAGAGCCTTTTCTACACTTTCTACCCTTACTAAGCATAAGTTTGTTCATTCTGGAGAGAAGCCATTCAAGTGTGAAGAATGCGGGAAagctttttcttataatttttcctTGATCCAGCACAAATTATGTCATACTGGAGTGAAATCTTATCAGTGTGAAGAATGTGAGAAAATGTTTTACTCCACTTCAAAACTGAAGAAACATAGAAGACTTCATTGTCAAGAGAAACTGTACAAGTGTGAAGTCTGTGGAAAAGCCTTTTCTAGTAATTCTTCCCTGGTTCAGCATAAAATAGTTCATATTAGAGAGAAATGtcacaagtgtgaagaatgtggcaaaaTGTTTGCCTATACCTCAAAACTGAAGAGACACAAAAGAACTCATTGTCAAGAGAAACCTGTCAAATGTGAAGTATGTGGTAAGGACTTTCATACTCGCCCAGAGCTTTGTGTTCACAAGAGAACTCACACCATTGAGAAACCACACAAATGTGAAGAATGTGGAAAAACCTTTTGTACTTTCTCATACCTTACTGTGCACAAATTACATCATACTGGGGAGAAATCTTGTaaatgtgaagaatgtggcaaaaTGTTTTACTCTACTTTAGACATTAAAAAGCACCaaaaaattcatactggagaaaagccatacaagtgtgaagaatgccACAAAGCCTTTACCACACGTACAACCCTAAAGAGACACAAGACagttcattctggagagaaaccctacaagtgtgaacTGTGT GGAAAAGGATTTACTAAGCCTTCTGTCCTTACTGAGCACAGGATagctcatactggagagaaaccctacaagtgtgaagtATGTGGCAAAGTTTTTTCCTATTCTTCAGATCTTAAAAGACATCAAATAATTCATTCTGAAGACAATCCCTACAAGTGTGgggaatgtgggaaagccttcactaAGCTGTACACCCTTAATCAGCACAAGAttgttcatactggagagaaaccattcAAGTGTGAAGAGTGTGGCAAAGGATTTTCCTGCTCTTCATATGTTAAGGTACACAAAACAATTCATTCTGAAGAGAATAACCACAAGTGTGAGGAATGCGGCAAAGTCTTTGTTAATCATAATACCCTTTCTCGACACAAGacagttcatactggagagaaatcctacaaatgtaataaaaagtttaCGCTTTTGTAG